A section of the Girardinichthys multiradiatus isolate DD_20200921_A chromosome 5, DD_fGirMul_XY1, whole genome shotgun sequence genome encodes:
- the LOC124868018 gene encoding inositol 1,4,5-trisphosphate receptor-interacting protein has translation MQETLLRVFVVALGLLLCPRDNPGVEEWDVAIDMDLQKPEEMLLKREEKLDQPSAPVSSKITGPQDDINNNPAQQNQSDQHEKELLDSDVAVAEGDTKVDRFDHKLPNSHITGKSASIILPENIDSQEGEDLRSSSPEQDSLQGHHKKPEEAMIIPKEQDSTASHLYSKTENETSEKAVAEWERDYLWYIWNIFSIISMMRFFRKYLKRNLQTDQEVSRISPCRPAKLLLPDAETLQTLYAKCVQVSTEKMLRENRFLEGFTNDLIDAMKTICDNNGSMTIEDFQMVNERDIIVHFTPPEPYSLHCLLRKNLESDHLLDMQVCGQIKLLKEEKIPNGCPCQSADAEDMVCLLHSESDKAKTKVAAAYDGPLCSKNTPFLSKSKITRWFQSTIKQAWAQISHKYEFELSIRYVEAPGALVIRFRSGKKINFSLKPVVKFNAEAHFCITPWSSSNVDTLWALSLTVYEDRLLEHLCKRLPVNSCHNQTLEIAYFLHRRQKTFTGKTALKDFHFKTALMHLLMTKKPLEWQLNFAACRLQDLLGFIQESLKRKHLTHILIGKPLPGVIELPKEISKAKPVNLFNLFVEDDCTYKNAVLHVQEMLRNAHMLIHEYVAQPKRDSQSFV, from the coding sequence ATGCAAGAAACTCTGCTGCGGGTGTTTGTGGTGGCTCTAGGTCTTCTGTTGTGTCCCAGGGATAATCCTGGGGTTGAGGAATGGGATGTTGCCATCGACATGGATTTGCAAAAGCCTGAGGAGATGCTGCTGAAAAGGGAGGAGAAACTAGACCAACCATCAGCACCTGTCAGTTCCAAAATAACAGGGCCTCAAGATGATATAAATAACAATCCTGCACAACAGAATCAGTCTGATCAACATGAGAAAGAACTGCTGGATTCAGATGTGGCTGTTGCTGAAGGAGACACAAAAGTTGACAGGTTTGATCACAAATTACCAAACAGTCACATTACTGGTAAATCTGCTTCCATTATTCTGCCTGAAAATATTGACAGTCAGGAGGGAGAAGATTTAAGAAGTAGCAGTCCAGAGCAAGACAGTCTGCAGGGACATCACAAGAAGCCAGAAGAAGCAATGATCATCccgaaagaacaagattcaACTGCTTCACATCTCTATAGCAAGACAGAAAATGAAACCTCGGAGAAGGCTGTTGCAGAATGGGAGAGGGATTATCTCTGGTACATCTGGAACATATTTTCCATCATTTCCATGATGCGCTTCTTTAGGAAATACCTGAAGAGAAATCTCCAAACAGATCAGGAAGTGTCCAGGATTTCCCCTTGCAGACCTGCTAAACTTCTGCTGCCTGACGCTGAAACTCTGCAGACTCTGTATGCTAAATGTGTTCAGGTCTCAACTGAGAAAATGTTGAGGGAGAACAGGTTTTTGGAAGGATTCACAAATGACCTCATAGATGCCATGAAGACCATTTGTGACAATAATGGCAGCATGACGATTGAGGACTTTCAGATGGTGAATGAGCGCGACATCATTGTTCATTTCACTCCACCCGAACCATATAGTCTTCACTGTCTGCTCAGGAAGAACCTGGAGAGTGATCATCTGCTGGACATGCAAGTCTGTGGTCAAATAAAACTActgaaagaagagaaaatcccAAATGGCTGCCCCTGCCAGTCTGCCGATGCAGAGGACATGGTTTGCCTGCTACATTCAGAGAGcgacaaagcaaaaacaaaagtggcaGCCGCTTATGATGGACCTCTGTGCTCCAAGAACACTCCTTTTCTGTCAAAATCAAAGATCACCAGGTGGTTTCAGAGCACAATCAAACAAGCCTGGGCGCAGATCTCACATAAATACGAGTTTGAGCTCAGTATCCGCTACGTTGAGGCTCCGGGTGCTCTGGTGAttaggttcaggtcaggaaagaAGATTAACTTCAGTTTAAAACCGGTGGTTAAGTTCAACGCTGAAGCTCATTTCTGCATTACGCCCTGGTCGTCGAGCAATGTGGACACTTTATGGGCACTCTCCCTCACAGTCTATGAAGACCGCCTCCTGGAACATCTCTGCAAACGACTGCCTGTAAACTCCTGTCATAATCAAACTCTTGAAATTGCCTACTTCCTTCATAGGAGGCAGAAAACGTTTACAGGAAAGACTGCACTGAAGGACTTCCACTTCAAAACTGCATTAATGCACCTTCTAATGACCAAAAAACCATTAGAGTGGCAACTAAACTTTGCAGCCTGTAGGCTACAAGACCTGCTGGGCTTTATACAGGAAAGTCTTAAAAGAAAGCACTTGACTCACATTCTCATTGGCAAACCTTTGCCTGGGGTTATTGAACTGCCTAAAGAAATCTCTAAAGCAAAGCCAGTGAACCTGTTTAATCTTTTCGTGGAAGATGACTGTACGTATAAAAATGCTGTCTTGCATGTCCAGGAGATGCTTCGAAACGCACACATGCTGATACACGAATATGTTGCTCAACCGAAGAGGGACAGCCAATCCTTTGTTTAA
- the LOC124869193 gene encoding ras-related protein Rab-40C-like, which produces MRGMMGTQSSPVKSYDYLLKFLLVGDSDVGKGEILESLQDGSVESPYAYSSGIDYKTTTILLDGRRVKLELWDTSGQGRFCTIFRSYSRGAQGILLVYDITNAWSFDGIDRWIREIDEHAPGVPRILVGNRLHLAFKRQVPTEQARAYAEKNSMTFFEVSPLCNFNVIESFTELSRIVLMRHGMEKFWKPNRVFSLQDLCCRSIVSCTPVHLIDKLPLPVAIKSHLKSFSMANGMNAVMMHGRSYSVTNSTASGGSSGGSKANSLKRSKSFKAPQSPPKYSSSSSKGNCKIS; this is translated from the exons ATGCGCGGTATGATGGGAACTCAAAGCAGCCCCGTCAAGAGCTACGATTATCTCTTGAAATTTCTTCTTGTGGGGGACAGTGACGTAGGAAAAGGAGAAATCTTGGAGAGTTTGCAGGACGGATCTGTGGAGTCTCCATACGCCTACAGCAGTG GGATTGATTACAAGACCACCACTATTCTTTTGGACGGCAGAAGGGTGAAATTAGAGCTATG GGACACATCGGGGCAAGGCAGATTCTGCACCATCTTCAGGTCTTACTCTCGTGGAGCACAG GGCATCCTGCTGGTTTATGACATCACTAATGCCTGGTCGTTTGATGGGATTGATCGCTGGATCCGGGAAATTGATGAG CATGCTCCGGGTGTTCCCAGGATCCTTGTAGGAAACCGCCTTCACCTGGCATTTAAGCGGCAAGTGCCTACAGAGCAGGCGAGGGCTTACGCTGAGAAGAACAGCATGACCTTTTTTGAGGTCAGTCCTCTCTGCAACTTCAACGTTATCGAGTCCTTCACAGAGCTGTCACGTATCGTGTTAATGAGGCATGGGATGGAGAAGTTCTGGAAGCCCAACAGAG TCTTCAGCCTTCAGGACTTGTGCTGCCGATCAATAGTCTCCTGCACGCCGGTTCACCTCATCGACAAGCTGCCGCTTCCTGTTGCCATCAAATCCCACCTcaagtccttctccatggccaaCGGCATGAACGCCGTCATGATGCATGGGCGCTCATACTCGGTCACCAACAGCACAGCCTCTGGTGGCAGCAGCGGTGGAAGCAAAGCCAACAGTCTCAAACGCTCAAAGTCCTTCAAAGCTCCTCAGAGTCCTCCAAAatactcctcctcttcctctaagGGCAACTGTAAGATCTCATAG
- the zp3c gene encoding zona pellucida sperm-binding protein 3, which translates to MHQEIKSSARKLTWEIQCTLKPAEMKRMYITKCFVTASQDPYSHPRYTVINNQGCMIDSKTSVQSKFLIGGSKMVQKFSVGAFVFQQRAPTISEQQFYLHCEMNVGPSTPTPSLKACNYDRAIGKWKELYGKDWVCKCCESTCLSAELEEAPNNIISSYSWKVDFKGKVEFDKTGSLRSPETMTREDPSKKPTYLQDCDED; encoded by the exons ATG CATCAGGAAATAAAATCTTCGGCCAGAAAATTAACTTGGGAGATCCAATGCACTTTGAAGCCAGCGGAAATGAAGAGGATGTACATTACAAAGTGCTTTGTGACTGCCTCCCAAGACCCCTACTCGCATCCTAGATACACAGTCATCAACAATCAagg CTGTATGATTGATAGCAAGACATCTGTACAATCAAAATTCCTCATTGGTGGCTCCAAGATGGTCCAGAAATTCAGTGTGGGTGCCTTTGTTTTCCAGCAGAGAGCTCCCACTATTTCTGAACAG caattTTATTTGCACTGTGAGATGAATGTAGGACCATCTACTCCAACTCCGAGTCTAAAGGCTTGCAATTACGATCGTGCTATTGGAAA GTGGAAGGAGCTCTATGGTAAGGACTGGGTGTGCAAATGTTGTGAGTCAACATGCCTGTCAGCAGAACTGGAGG aaGCACCCAATAATATCATCTCCAGTTACTCTTGGAAGGTTGACTTTAAAGGTAAAGTTGAATTTGACAAGACTGGCAGTCTAAGATCTCCTGAAACTATGACCAGGGAGGACCCCAGTAAGAAGCCAACATACTTACAAGACTGTGATGAAGACTAA